One Natrinema salaciae genomic region harbors:
- a CDS encoding 3-methyl-2-oxobutanoate hydroxymethyltransferase, giving the protein MKEAGADAVKIETAPHGETTIEIVDRLTELGIPVQGHVGLTPQWMRQIGGGYVQGRDHETSAAVDALVETATKLEAAGAFSVVLEAVTEATEKAATEALEVPTIGIGAGRYVDGQVLVITGNSKRKPRPSGRG; this is encoded by the coding sequence GTGAAGGAAGCCGGAGCGGACGCGGTGAAGATAGAGACGGCACCTCACGGAGAGACCACCATCGAAATCGTCGACCGACTCACGGAACTGGGGATTCCAGTCCAGGGTCACGTCGGACTGACCCCACAGTGGATGCGCCAGATCGGTGGCGGATACGTCCAAGGACGGGATCACGAGACGTCGGCTGCCGTCGATGCACTCGTCGAAACCGCCACGAAACTGGAAGCCGCTGGCGCGTTCTCCGTCGTGCTCGAGGCGGTCACGGAAGCGACCGAAAAGGCCGCGACCGAAGCGCTCGAGGTTCCCACCATCGGTATCGGTGCCGGTCGGTACGTCGACGGGCAAGTCCTCGTGATTACGGGAAATTCGAAGCGAAAGCCTCGCCCTTCAGGGCGGGGATGA
- the thiE gene encoding thiamine phosphate synthase, producing the protein MNPSNWRTYLVTQASLSGDRSTPEIVRAAIDGGIDAVQLREKGTSARSRHELGLEVRELTAEAGVDLLVNDRVDIAESIDADGVHVGQSDLSVAVARDLLGPDAIVGCSASTVADARKAAAEGADYLGVGAVYGTSSKDVDDAKDGIGPERIADIADAVSIPIVGIGGITADNAGPVVEAGAAGVAVISELTAAREPRAATEALAAAVETSKAVGTAGGRE; encoded by the coding sequence GTGAATCCTTCGAACTGGCGAACCTACCTCGTCACGCAGGCGTCGCTGTCGGGTGACCGATCGACGCCGGAGATCGTTCGCGCGGCTATCGACGGCGGGATCGACGCCGTTCAGCTCCGCGAGAAGGGCACGAGCGCCCGATCGCGCCACGAACTCGGCCTCGAGGTGCGCGAACTCACGGCCGAGGCGGGCGTCGACCTGCTCGTCAACGACCGGGTCGACATCGCCGAGTCGATCGACGCGGACGGCGTCCACGTCGGCCAGTCGGACCTGTCGGTCGCGGTCGCCCGCGACCTGCTCGGGCCGGACGCGATCGTCGGCTGCTCGGCGTCGACGGTCGCGGACGCCCGGAAGGCGGCGGCCGAAGGGGCGGACTACCTCGGCGTCGGGGCCGTCTACGGGACCTCCTCGAAGGACGTCGACGACGCGAAAGACGGGATCGGCCCCGAACGGATCGCCGACATCGCCGACGCGGTCTCGATTCCGATCGTCGGGATCGGCGGAATCACGGCCGACAACGCCGGGCCGGTCGTCGAAGCGGGCGCGGCCGGCGTGGCCGTCATCAGCGAACTCACGGCGGCTCGAGAGCCGCGGGCGGCGACCGAAGCGCTTGCGGCCGCTGTCGAAACGTCGAAGGCGGTCGGTACCGCAGGAGGAAGGGAATGA
- a CDS encoding RNA-guided endonuclease InsQ/TnpB family protein, which produces MKRVNTFEVVPQTENDKECLLRLLDASASLWNELTYERRQNYFGNGDVWDTSEYRGRYNGVVGSATVQQVTRKNSEAWRSFFALKENGEDANPPSYWGNEEDGRELRTYIRNNQYTIQWGKRSRLEIPVGQELKDEYGLGYHERLRLEVRGNPKWDGKQGRLELEYDEVSDTFRAFRPVTVPDSRLDSPLASHEAALDVGANNLVACSTTTGNQYLYDGRELFGRFRETTDEIARLQSKLPERLRLSESRKTKSSGRLREGRYSSKRIRRLYRQRTKRRDHAQNALVRDLVERLYDEGVATVYVGDLTNVLEAHWSVRVNEKTHNFWAFKKFIHRLACVCEEYGISLEAESEAWTSQTCPECGDHEETVRHGDTLTCPCGFEGHADLTASETFLRENSDTEVRPMARPVRFEWDDHDWSGKPHPHESPKEVRTNPQVASVGR; this is translated from the coding sequence ATGAAGCGAGTCAACACCTTCGAGGTCGTTCCACAGACCGAGAACGACAAAGAGTGCCTCCTACGGCTACTCGACGCCTCCGCCTCTCTGTGGAACGAGTTGACCTACGAACGTCGTCAGAACTACTTCGGTAACGGCGACGTATGGGACACCTCCGAATACCGAGGGCGCTACAACGGTGTCGTCGGAAGCGCGACCGTCCAACAGGTCACGCGCAAGAATAGCGAAGCATGGCGATCGTTCTTCGCCCTCAAGGAGAACGGCGAGGACGCCAACCCACCGTCGTACTGGGGCAACGAGGAGGACGGACGCGAACTCCGTACCTACATCCGAAACAACCAGTACACGATTCAGTGGGGGAAGCGTAGCCGGCTCGAAATTCCTGTCGGGCAAGAACTGAAAGACGAATACGGACTCGGCTACCACGAACGACTCCGCCTCGAAGTCCGAGGCAACCCGAAGTGGGACGGCAAACAGGGCCGTCTGGAACTTGAGTACGACGAAGTGAGCGACACGTTCAGGGCTTTCCGACCAGTCACCGTCCCTGATTCTCGACTGGATTCACCACTGGCTTCTCACGAAGCCGCCCTCGACGTTGGCGCAAACAATCTCGTCGCCTGTTCCACGACCACTGGGAACCAGTACCTCTACGACGGCCGGGAGTTGTTCGGACGGTTCCGCGAGACGACAGACGAAATCGCCCGTCTACAGTCGAAATTGCCCGAGAGACTGCGTCTCTCGGAATCACGGAAGACGAAGTCTTCCGGACGACTCCGCGAGGGACGCTACAGTTCCAAGCGGATTCGACGGCTGTACCGACAGCGAACGAAGCGCCGTGACCACGCACAGAACGCGCTGGTGCGCGACCTCGTTGAACGACTGTACGACGAGGGCGTGGCGACGGTGTACGTGGGCGACTTGACCAACGTACTGGAAGCGCACTGGTCGGTCAGAGTGAACGAGAAGACGCACAACTTCTGGGCGTTCAAGAAGTTCATCCACCGTCTCGCGTGCGTCTGTGAGGAGTACGGCATCAGTCTCGAAGCCGAGTCGGAAGCATGGACGAGTCAGACGTGTCCCGAGTGTGGCGACCATGAGGAGACGGTTCGCCACGGAGATACGCTGACGTGTCCATGCGGATTCGAGGGACACGCCGACCTCACGGCGTCAGAGACGTTCCTTCGAGAAAACAGCGATACGGAAGTCAGGCCGATGGCACGGCCCGTGCGATTCGAGTGGGACGACCACGATTGGTCGGGGAAACCACACCCTCACGAAAGTCCCAAAGAAGTGCGCACAAACCCGCAAGTTGCCTCCGTGGGTCGGTAG
- a CDS encoding Coenzyme F420 hydrogenase/dehydrogenase, beta subunit C-terminal domain, whose protein sequence is MGTESEDERSESSKKRAGDAGSERSEDPGEASGETASEKRHASSEADRREAADEPSGERSDPRGSDDERRFPHVPESDDADAVSVPDAGSGASRSRENTDHAREGAIATDGGDGCSPDTCTCGEKTAADVESETQPVATDGAGVANVDEMGELGDLEFTEPAEGVSQDVYDDAPDTRVGIPDGVDLDTPTYSIRSEMNDIETPDEKTWFMELDEAVIDEGRCIQCGTCVAACPSDSIGVGDDGLPELVKMCTGCSLCWDFCPRGGMRYERQWKITGGDDNVKGAGDPITEFSAKVEDDWTDEAQDGGVVTGVLATLLEEGEIDGALVATESDEEAWKAESYLATTTEELIANAGTVYNQTLALGNLDLEQWEHKLPDKSWDELSLAIVGTPCEIEGIRALQDFEWDYQAQNEGIRAVDYTIALMCTKNFNYHSLMGEQLEEKRGISPSEIGKMDVLNGKMMVYDHDGEMIVEEDIENFHDAALKGCDECADFTGFCSDITVGSVGSSDEYSSVIIRTEQGMKAWELTEPKLDYHDLEDKSAVGKLQGWDKKKAFESLERPFDPDAPRFIDYTDHAENYGTELNPHDFGH, encoded by the coding sequence ATGGGGACTGAGAGCGAGGACGAACGCAGTGAGTCCTCGAAGAAGCGAGCGGGAGACGCGGGATCCGAGCGAAGCGAGGATCCCGGTGAAGCGAGCGGTGAAACCGCGAGCGAGAAGCGACACGCGAGCAGCGAGGCCGACCGACGGGAGGCCGCGGACGAACCGAGCGGGGAGCGAAGCGACCCGCGAGGGAGCGACGACGAGCGTCGCTTCCCCCACGTCCCGGAATCGGACGACGCCGACGCCGTCAGCGTCCCGGACGCCGGCAGCGGCGCGTCCCGCTCCCGGGAGAACACCGACCACGCTCGAGAGGGTGCCATCGCCACGGACGGCGGCGACGGTTGCTCCCCGGACACGTGTACCTGCGGCGAGAAGACCGCTGCCGACGTCGAGTCCGAGACCCAGCCCGTCGCGACCGACGGTGCCGGTGTGGCGAACGTCGACGAGATGGGCGAACTCGGCGACCTCGAGTTCACCGAGCCCGCCGAGGGCGTCAGTCAGGACGTCTACGACGATGCGCCGGACACTCGCGTCGGGATTCCGGACGGCGTCGATCTGGATACGCCGACGTACTCGATCCGGTCGGAGATGAACGATATCGAGACGCCGGACGAGAAGACCTGGTTCATGGAACTGGACGAGGCCGTCATCGACGAGGGCCGCTGTATCCAGTGTGGGACCTGCGTCGCCGCCTGTCCGTCGGATTCGATCGGCGTCGGCGACGATGGCCTGCCGGAACTGGTCAAGATGTGTACCGGCTGTTCGCTCTGTTGGGACTTCTGTCCCCGCGGCGGTATGCGCTACGAGCGCCAGTGGAAGATCACCGGCGGCGACGACAACGTCAAAGGGGCCGGCGACCCGATCACGGAGTTCTCCGCGAAGGTCGAGGACGACTGGACCGACGAGGCACAGGACGGCGGCGTCGTCACCGGCGTCCTCGCGACCCTGCTCGAGGAGGGCGAGATCGACGGCGCGCTCGTCGCCACCGAGAGCGACGAGGAGGCCTGGAAGGCCGAGAGCTACCTCGCGACGACGACCGAGGAACTCATCGCGAACGCCGGCACCGTCTACAATCAGACGCTCGCGCTGGGCAACCTCGACCTCGAGCAGTGGGAGCACAAGCTCCCCGACAAGTCCTGGGACGAGCTCAGCCTCGCGATCGTCGGCACGCCGTGCGAGATCGAGGGCATCCGCGCCCTGCAGGACTTCGAGTGGGACTATCAGGCCCAGAACGAGGGCATCCGCGCGGTCGACTACACGATCGCGCTGATGTGTACCAAGAACTTCAACTACCACAGCCTCATGGGCGAGCAGCTGGAGGAAAAGCGGGGCATCTCGCCGTCCGAGATCGGCAAGATGGACGTCCTCAACGGCAAGATGATGGTCTACGACCACGACGGCGAGATGATCGTCGAGGAGGACATCGAGAACTTCCACGACGCCGCGCTCAAGGGCTGTGACGAGTGTGCCGACTTCACCGGCTTCTGTTCCGACATCACCGTCGGCTCCGTCGGCTCGTCCGACGAGTACTCGAGCGTCATCATCCGAACCGAGCAGGGGATGAAGGCGTGGGAACTGACCGAGCCCAAACTCGACTACCACGACCTGGAGGACAAGTCCGCGGTCGGCAAGCTTCAGGGCTGGGACAAGAAGAAGGCCTTCGAGAGCCTCGAGCGCCCGTTCGATCCCGATGCACCCCGGTTCATCGACTACACGGACCACGCCGAGAACTACGGCACCGAGCTGAACCCGCACGACTTCGGTCACTGA
- a CDS encoding GNAT family N-acetyltransferase, translating into MAFDARIRVATPADAAAVRDIYAPFCESTAVTFEETAPSEAEIVDRIESTLERHPWLVCELDGDVAGYAYAGPLRKRRAYEWVVECSIYVADSARRTGVGRGLYESLFAILERQEIRDVYAVTTVPNPETERFHEGMGFERLVDFPRIGYTQADWQDVAWWRRPLAAKSETPDRPRAFPAVREDEDWESLVRTGEDSLDLS; encoded by the coding sequence ATGGCATTCGACGCCCGGATTCGCGTCGCGACCCCGGCGGACGCGGCCGCGGTCCGCGACATCTACGCCCCGTTCTGCGAGTCGACGGCGGTCACTTTCGAGGAGACTGCGCCGAGCGAGGCCGAGATCGTCGACCGAATCGAGTCCACTCTCGAACGGCATCCGTGGCTGGTCTGTGAACTCGACGGCGACGTCGCCGGCTACGCCTACGCGGGGCCGCTCCGCAAGCGCCGCGCTTACGAGTGGGTCGTCGAGTGCTCTATTTACGTGGCGGACTCGGCTCGCCGGACGGGCGTGGGTCGGGGGCTGTACGAGTCGCTGTTCGCCATCCTCGAGCGACAGGAGATCCGTGACGTCTACGCCGTGACGACGGTCCCGAACCCCGAGACCGAACGCTTCCACGAGGGGATGGGGTTCGAACGGCTGGTCGACTTCCCCCGGATCGGCTACACGCAGGCCGACTGGCAGGACGTGGCCTGGTGGCGGCGACCGCTCGCGGCGAAGTCCGAGACGCCCGATCGGCCGCGCGCGTTTCCGGCGGTTCGCGAGGACGAGGACTGGGAGTCACTGGTCCGAACGGGCGAGGACTCACTCGACCTGTCCTGA
- a CDS encoding AEC family transporter: MADLVGIFGSAVGPIVAIAAVGYVLATVKEVDPEPLNTAVVYVLAPALVFHSLAVTELEAATLARVTIGIAAFTAVMWGIAEAVGRATGEREPALSALVLVAIFTNSGNLGIPVSDFAFGEVGRQTAVLFLSVQSVLMYTVGVYVASRSSGSAGLEGVRRVFYIPLAYAVVAALIARALDLVPPADAAAMETLQLVGDASIPLMLLILGIQLARTDTASAVSRAWPATALKMGIAPVVGLGIALLIGFENPTVARVFVLETAMPAAVTPLILVIEFAGSTRSDGILVSEYVSTCVFLTTLLAIPVLTVLIAVLQSGVVI, encoded by the coding sequence ATGGCGGACCTCGTCGGTATCTTCGGCTCCGCGGTCGGTCCGATCGTCGCCATCGCGGCGGTCGGCTACGTGCTGGCCACGGTCAAGGAGGTTGATCCCGAGCCGCTGAACACGGCCGTCGTCTACGTGCTGGCACCCGCGCTGGTCTTTCACAGCCTCGCCGTCACGGAACTCGAGGCGGCGACGCTCGCGCGGGTGACGATCGGCATCGCGGCCTTCACCGCAGTCATGTGGGGAATCGCCGAAGCGGTCGGTCGCGCTACCGGCGAGCGGGAGCCGGCGTTGAGCGCGCTGGTGCTGGTCGCCATATTCACTAACTCGGGGAACCTCGGCATCCCCGTCTCCGACTTCGCGTTCGGCGAGGTCGGCCGCCAGACCGCGGTCCTGTTCCTCTCGGTTCAGTCCGTGCTGATGTACACCGTCGGCGTCTACGTCGCCTCCCGAAGCAGCGGTTCAGCCGGCCTCGAGGGGGTCCGCCGGGTGTTCTACATCCCGCTGGCCTACGCCGTCGTCGCGGCGCTGATCGCGCGTGCCCTGGATCTCGTCCCGCCCGCGGACGCGGCCGCGATGGAGACGCTTCAGCTCGTCGGCGACGCCTCGATCCCGCTCATGCTGCTCATTTTGGGGATTCAGCTCGCGCGGACCGACACCGCCTCGGCGGTCTCGCGGGCCTGGCCCGCGACCGCGCTCAAAATGGGTATCGCCCCCGTCGTCGGTCTCGGGATCGCGCTCCTGATCGGCTTCGAGAACCCGACCGTCGCGCGCGTGTTCGTCCTCGAGACCGCGATGCCCGCCGCCGTGACGCCGCTGATCCTCGTCATCGAGTTCGCCGGCAGCACCCGGTCGGACGGCATCCTGGTCTCCGAGTACGTCTCGACCTGCGTGTTCCTCACGACGCTGCTGGCGATTCCGGTGTTGACCGTCCTGATCGCAGTGTTGCAGTCCGGTGTGGTGATCTGA
- a CDS encoding type II toxin-antitoxin system VapC family toxin has translation MLYADTDFFIALVKDDDWLQDRAAKIALEKEGEIYTSRATLLELLVISDRFEFDRMEALTYALEIAAVPEDESVLFQAADYMEQDGLTAFDAYHAAYADEDPLVSSDKAFDDVTDDRIAIEEAELD, from the coding sequence ATGCTCTACGCCGATACGGACTTCTTCATCGCACTGGTCAAAGACGACGATTGGCTTCAGGATCGCGCGGCCAAGATTGCTCTCGAGAAAGAGGGGGAGATCTATACCTCACGGGCAACGCTGCTCGAATTGCTCGTAATTTCAGACCGATTCGAGTTCGATCGTATGGAAGCGCTCACCTATGCACTCGAGATTGCAGCGGTCCCCGAGGACGAAAGCGTTCTGTTCCAGGCAGCGGACTACATGGAACAGGACGGGCTCACCGCCTTCGACGCGTATCACGCAGCTTACGCGGACGAGGATCCGCTCGTTTCGTCGGACAAAGCGTTCGATGACGTGACGGACGACCGGATCGCGATCGAAGAAGCGGAGCTCGATTGA
- the tnpA gene encoding IS200/IS605 family transposase translates to MVKSTRHAKYELHYHIVFVPKYRRSHLTGKTKERLEAIFAEICADKDLELAESEVMPDHVHLFIGSPPKNAPSLIVNWVKGISARKYNQRYDDRVKWTRSYYVGTAGSASKGAVEQYIAEQEGDDE, encoded by the coding sequence ATGGTAAAGAGTACCCGTCACGCGAAATACGAACTCCACTACCACATAGTGTTCGTGCCGAAGTATCGGCGTTCGCACCTGACGGGGAAGACGAAGGAACGTCTCGAAGCCATCTTCGCGGAAATCTGTGCGGACAAAGACCTCGAACTGGCCGAGTCCGAGGTCATGCCCGACCACGTACACCTCTTCATCGGGAGTCCACCGAAGAACGCACCGTCCCTCATCGTCAACTGGGTCAAGGGCATCTCCGCTCGCAAGTACAACCAACGCTACGACGACCGTGTGAAGTGGACTCGTTCGTACTACGTCGGTACGGCGGGGAGTGCCTCGAAGGGCGCTGTCGAACAGTACATCGCTGAACAGGAAGGTGACGACGAATGA
- a CDS encoding AbrB/MazE/SpoVT family DNA-binding domain-containing protein: MSKRAEADDRGRIVIPHEIREKHGDRYRVVELNDRVELIPLGDDPIEGLRDAVGDAFDDKSIAEIKREARAAAREEAIDDATEG, translated from the coding sequence ATGAGCAAAAGGGCCGAAGCCGACGATCGAGGTCGAATCGTCATTCCGCACGAGATCAGGGAGAAACATGGCGACCGATACCGCGTTGTCGAACTAAACGATCGGGTCGAACTGATCCCGCTTGGGGACGACCCTATCGAGGGACTTCGTGACGCCGTCGGTGACGCCTTCGACGACAAATCGATTGCGGAAATCAAGCGAGAGGCGCGTGCGGCCGCTCGAGAAGAGGCTATCGACGACGCAACCGAGGGATAG